Proteins encoded within one genomic window of Gadus macrocephalus chromosome 16, ASM3116895v1:
- the bicra gene encoding BRD4-interacting chromatin-remodeling complex-associated protein isoform X5 yields the protein MDDEDGRCLLDVICDPEALNDFLHGSETHLDTDDLLDGSGDPSSSFFSSAGGHIPEVQPVIQLSVSEPAGLPRVSVDLDFLEDDDILGGSPGGDGGGSNGMGGNHEPCDILQQSLAEANITEQSLQEAEAELDLGSFGIPGLTQVVQTLPDGGLSGAAAVGVGIGAPPNAAAAADMLGSVLAHQGLHLQPQVMNKAISVQPFMQPVGLGNVTLQPISSLQGLPNGSQSGHLGLGQIQVVGQPTVMTINQAGQPVLAKAMGSYQLHQPGPEVSGAGPQAGLGGPVLSSGGGLLIQGGKAALGSPALNGPAVCAGNTSSSNSGAMTAPAGLMGYAGAGMETQTQGQIMQNVIIQRTPTPIQPKPPQGGAFQPKGFKPQPQAAPHTLQGDPAKALGLQQLPVSGAQNVTFLTGKPGSNMVLSAQGPSQGQQFQQVFKQQPGQPSGKPLSVHLLNQQGSIVIPSQSMLQGQNHQLLQLQAGGQIFTQHPGGHIITSQGPGGHLITNQILAANQNINLSQVFSGPIQLQSGQMGQPTLFQMPVSLAQSAGHTQSHPVAAHNQTVIQGMPLQNSLTMLGQVEGLSPAVSLQPALQPPAGGVPCGAGGLALAGDCITALGGATEQVGHPQQQPVPQQSSVLTMQSAVSIPCSSPSMSVTTATVPAVGLAAAAQHSPGRVLYTNQGASMILSQESLQMLLQQVPSSGHQQPLKLQSMSPSPVLTAHVPAAPRADSPQPSPSPLALGQHVHSPHHQQQQQSRPPSQPQPQSQTPSRSCTPSSHQPLYIVHNQIPGSPQQQQQQQQQQQQQQQQQQQQQQLQQQQLQQQQQQQQQQQQQQQLQLQLQQLQAQQPQPQQTHIQIQLQAPPRPPSQPSPFQQERPPLSHSPKAPTAPPALQHQFVSSVMSGPTPMVLTAPLSAEQQHHLQLVAAQIQTLSTISQPSPQQKQLLDKLHQVQQSILIQAKQSASLQPAPQSQSLAPAHFISQQDPSAETVMLSSSGPVGPPAPPGAPVLQQKSVLVKTPALPGPVGAGLPPSMAQAGLTPPPAQVQTTPGVISAVGGAGVTLGGMKLQMLAQMPSLQSPTPVHTQIPTVKMPFSAEPSKEARMLEQLRKQQGSVLHPNYSVPFNSFDDTLQRLLPYHLYQGTANSSQDYKRVDDEFESVSCQLLKRTQAMLDKYRHLLFAESKQRMGPSAEMVMIDRMFIQEEKFTLGQDRVLAKERPEEFVANARMLESAAATSRLHPSPAGPSPARGLASETTPPAPPPVAPPPAAHPPVVPKAVPLPAPAAPAAPTHAPPASHSPFPSTKLVIKQGGGSASVSWASSSAPPPPPPPPAPPTAAAAAAPAAPRPVAPPANQSSSFGRAPPSSSFRSRPAEDEDALPQRTSKPPIKTYEARSRIGLKLKIKQDQTGFRKVVHNTALDPVHTPPQQRTQPQAPPRTVPPPPPHPTPQPQPGPQPPPPPNPHIKSATPPPKPRPEPAVPPAVPPTVIRTQSQACPAPSAPSVATVTTAQSNPPPRASAPSSTATPPPPPPPPPPPPSSSSSSSSSSHTRLPCPPPPSSSSSSSSSSSSTTQMNGTLEHHEVGGVKRNPTPTAPAPQAPAPAPAPQATTCRLPLRKTYRENVSPRVRPGVPGGGDDSLPYPRPELSPPPLRPEPSPLPRPPAPPPPPPPPPVVVAAAPERTVIASVKVEKRSREEGKLEKRSREEGKRSREEGPPGRLEQVEEAFGRSVKTTQQQPTHPHLPQLPVRGGGEEQQRQPVAEAGPTPDHPGAITHYKRASGKSQRPRPGAVYRVDQHAPGPPSPDASPARDPSSSSLPAKRCKSDSPDMDNASFSSGSPPDDTLTEHLQCAIDSILNLQQGPSARHLKGGGRPRQHPNPLPGAPSHRAPAQPPSSSSSSSSSSSSASTPALVAPRPPMPIPGRGHNGSLVPQNHSR from the exons gGCCATATTCCGGAGGTCCAGCCCGTCATCCAGCTGTCGGTCAGTGAGCCGGCCGGACTTCCCCGGGTCAGCGTGGACCTGGACTTCCTGGAGGATGACGACATCCTCGGAGGCTCGCCGgggggcgacggcggcggcagcaATGGCATGGGGGGCAACCACGAGCCCTGCGACATCCTGCAGCAGAGCCTCGCCGAGGCCAACATCACGGAGCAGAgcctgcaggaggcggaggccgAGCTGGACCTGGGCTCCTTCGGGATCCCGGGCCTCACGCAGGTAGTCCAGACACTCCCCGACGGCGGCCTGTccggcgccgccgccgtcggCGTGGGCATAGGCGCCCCTCCGaatgcggcggcggcggcggacatGCTGGGCTCGGTGCTGGCCCACCAGGGGCTGCACCTCCAGCCCCAGGTCATGAACAAAGCCATTAGCGTCCAGCCCTTCATGCAGCCCGTGGGCCTGGGCAACGTCACCCTTCAGCCCATCTCAAGCCTCCAGGGGCTCCCCAACGGGAGCCAGTCGGGTCATTTGGGGCTCGGACAGATTCAGGTTGTGGGCCAGCCCACCGTCATGACTATCAATCAGGCCGGGCAGCCCGTCCTGGCCAAGGCCATGGGCAGCTACCAGCTGCACCAGCCTGGGCCGGAGGTGTCGGGAGCGGGGCCGCAGGCAGGGCTCGGCGGCCCGGTTCTGAGCTCCGGCGGCGGACTTCTTATCCAAGGCGGCAAGGCCGCCCTCGGGTCCCCGGCGCTCAACGGGCCGGCGGTGTGCGCCGGCAACACCAGTAGCAGCAACAGCGGCGCCATGACGGCTCCCGCCGGGCTGATGGGCTACGCCGGCGCCGGGATGGAAACACAGACTCAAGGCCAGATCATGCAGAACGTGATCATCCAGCGCACGCCCACGCCCATCCAGCCTAAACCGCCGCAGGGCGGCGCCTTCCAGCCCAAGGGCTTCAAACCGCAGCCCCAGGCGGCGCCGCACACCCTGCAGGGCGACCCCGCCAAGGCCCTGGGGCTGCAGCAGCTCCCCGTGTCGGGGGCCCAGAACGTCACCTTCCTGACGGGCAAGCCGGGCTCCAACATGGTGCTGAGCGCGCAGGGGCCCTCGCAGGGCCAGCAGTTCCAGCAGGTGTTCAAGCAGCAGCCGGGCCAGCCGTCGGGCAAGCCCCTCAGCGTGCACCTGCTGAACCAGCAGGGCAGCATCGTCATCCCCTCCCAGTCCATGCTCCAGGGCCAGAACCACCAGCTGCTCCAGCTGCAGGCCGGGGGCCAGATCTTCACCCAGCACCCCGGGGGCCACATCATAACGAGCCAGGGGCCGGGGGGCCACCTCATCACCAACCAGATCCTGGCGGCCAACCAGAACATTAACCTGAGCCAGGTGTTCTCGGGGCCCATCCAGCTGCAGTCGGGGCAGATGGGCCAGCCCACGCTCTTTCAGATGCCCGTCTCCCTGGCCCAGAGCGCCGGCCACACCCAGAGCCACCCCGTCGCGGCCCACAACCAGACGGTCATCCAGGGCATGCCCCTCCAGAACTCCCTGACCATGCTGGGCCAGGTGGAGGGGCTGAGCCCGGCGGTCAGCCTCCAGCCGGCCCTCCAGCCCCCGGCGGGCGGGGTCCCTTGCGGCGCGGGGGGCCTGGCCCTGGCGGGGGACTGCATCACGGCGCTGGGGGGCGCCACGGAGCAGGTGGGCCACCCGCAGCAGCAGCCCGTCCCCCAGCAGTCGTCCGTCCTCACCATGCAGTCGGCCGTCTCcatcccctgctcctctccgtCCATGTCGGTGACCACGGCGACGGTGCCCGCGGTGggcctggcggcggcggcccagCACAGCCCCGGGCGCGTCCTGTACACCAACCAGGGCGCCAGCATGATCCTGAGCCAGGAGTCGCTGCAGATGCTCCTCCAGCAG GTTCCCTCCAGCGGACATCAGCAGCCCCTGAAGCTCCAGAGCATGTCCCCCTCGCCGGTGCTCACCGCCCACGTGCCGGCGGCGCCCCGGGCCGACAGCCCCCAGCCCTCGCCGTCCCCCCTAGCCCTCGGCCAGCACGTCCACTCCCCGcaccaccaacagcagcagcagtctcGCCCCCCGTCCCAACCCCAGCCCCAGTCCCAGACGCCCTCACGCTCCTGCAcgccctcctcccaccagcccctctaCATTGTCCACAACCAGATCCCGGGGtccccgcagcagcagcagcagcagcagcagcagcaacagcagcagcagcagcagcagcagcagcagcagcagctgcagcagcagcagctgcagcagcagcagcaacagcaacaacaacaacaacaacaacaacagctacAGCTACAGCTGCAACAACTACAGGCCCAACAGCCTCAACCGCAGCAGACTCATATTCAAATCCAGCTGCAGGCTCCGCCCCGGCCTCCGTCCCAGCCCTCCCCCTTCCAACAGGAGAGGCCCCcgctctcccactcccccaaGGCCCCCACGGCGCCCCCCGCCCTCCAGCACCAGTTTGTGAGCTCGGTGATGAGCGGACCCACGCCCATGGTGCTCACGGCCCCGCTGAGCGCGGAACAGCAGCACCACCTGCAGCTGGTGGCGGCCCAGATCCAGACGCTGTCCACCATCTCCCAGCCCTCCCCGCAGCAGAAGCAGCTGCTGGACAAGTTGCACCAG GTCCAGCAGAGTATCCTGATCCAGGCCAAGCAGTCCGCCTCCCTCCAGCCCGCCCCTCAGTCCCAAAGCCTGGCCCCAGCTCATTTCATCTCCCAGCAGGACCCGTCCGCTGAGACGGTGATGCTGTCGTCATCGGGCCCTGTGGGCCCCCCTGCCCCACCGGGGGCCCCCGTGCTGCAGCAGAAATCTGTGCTCGTCAAAACTCCAGCACTCCCAG GCCCGGTTGGAGCGGGACTCCCACCATCCATGGCCCAAGCCGGCCTCACCCCGCCGCCTGCACAG GTCCAGACCACGCCCGGGGTGATCAGCGCCGTGGGAGGCGCGGGGGTCACCTTGGGGGGGATGAAGCTCCAGATGCTGGCCCAAATGCCTAGCCTCCAGTCCCCTACCCCCGTCCACACACAG ATCCCTACAGTGAAGATGCCTTTCAGTGCGGAGCCCAGTAAAGAGGCCAG gaTGCTGGAGCAGCTGAGGAAGCAGCAGGGTTCGGTGCTCCACCCCAACTACAGCGTGCCCTTCAACTCCTTCGACGACACGCTGCAGCGACTGCTGCCCTACCACCTCTACCAGGGCACGGCCAACTCCAGCCAGGACTACAAGAGAG tGGACGATGAGTTTGAGAGCGTGTCCTGTCAGCTACTGAAGCGAACGCAGGCTATGCTGGACAAATACCGCCACCTGCTCTTCGCTGAGTCCAAG CAGAGGATGGGCCCGTCGGCGGAGATGGTGATGATCGACCGGATGTTCATCCAGGAGGAGAAGTTCACTCTGGGCCAGGACCGGGTGCTGGCCAAGGAGAGACCAG aggAGTTTGTGGCGAACGCCCGCATGTTGGAGAGCGCGGCGGCTACGTCGCGGCTACACCCCTCCCCAGCGGGACCCAGCCCGGCCAGGGGTCTCGCGTCAGAGACCACGCCCCCTGCACCGCCTcctgtggccccgccccctgccgcCCACCCCCCCGTGGTTCCCAAAGCCGTTCCTCTGCCCGCTCCGGCTGCGCCCGCAGCCCCCACGCacgccccgcccgcctcccactctcccttcccctccaccaAGCTGGTGATCAAGCAGGGCGGGGGGTCGGCGTCCGTGTCCTGGGCCAGCAGCAGtgccccccctccgcctccgccaccgccggcccccccgaccgctgccgccgccgccgccccagcGGCACCGAGGCCAGTGGCACCGCCGGCCAATCAGAGCTCTTCGTTCGGCCGGGCCCCGCCCTCGTCGTCCTTCCGGTCGCGGCcggcggaggacgaggacgcGCTGCCCCAGAGGACCAGCAAGCCGCCCATCAAGACGTACGAGGCGCGCAGCCGCATCGGCCTCAAGCTCAAGATCAAGCAGGACCAGACGGGCTTCCGCAAGGTGGTCCACAACACGGCGCTGGACCCGGTCCACACGCCCCCCCAGCAGAGGACCCagccccaggccccgccccggactgtccccccgcccccgccccaccccACGCCCCAGCCGCAGCCCggcccccagcccccgcccccgcccaacCCCCATATAAAGAGTGCCACGCCTCCCCCCAAGCCCCGCCCAGAACCCGCCGTCCCCCCCGCCGTCCCCCCCACCGTCATCAGGACTCAGTCCCAAGCGTGCCCCGCTCCCTCGGCGCCGTCGGTCGCCACGGTGACCACCGCCCAGTCCAACCCGCCCCCGAGGGCCTCGGCCCCCTCTAGCACAGcgactcccccccctcctcctcctcctcctccaccaccgccttcgtcctcttcctcttcctcctcctcgtcccacaCCCGGTTGccgtgcccgccccctccctcctcctcctcctcctcctcctcttcctcttcctccaccacgcAGATGAACGGAACGCTGGAGCACCACGAGGTGGGCGGCGTCAAGCGCAACCCCACGCCCAcggccccggccccccaggccccggccccggccccggccccccaggcCACCACCTGCCGCCTGCCGCTGCGGAAGACGTACCGGGAGAACGTGAGCCCCCGGGTGCGGCCGGGCGTGCCGGGGGGCGGGGACGACAGCCTGCCCTACCCCCGCCCCGAGCTCTCGCCGCCCCCGCTCCGACCGGAGCCCTCCCCCTTGCCCcgacccccggcccccccgccgccgccgccgccgccgccggtggtggtggcggcggcgccggagcgCACGGTCATCGCCAGCGTCAAGGTGGAGAAGAGGAGCCGGGAGGAGGGGAAGctggagaagaggagcagggaggaggggaagaggagcagggaggaggggcccCCCGGCCGtctggagcaggtggaggaggcgttCGGCCGCAGCGTCAAGACGACGCAACAGCAGCCAACCCACCCCCACCTGCCCCAGCTGCCCGTCCGGGGCGGCggggaggagcagcagcggcagccggTGGCGGAGGCGGGGCCCACGCCGGACCACCCGGGCGCCATCACTCATTACAAGCGGGCGAGCGGCAAGAGCCAGCGGCCACGGCCGGGCGCCGTGTACCGCGTGGACCAGCACGCCCCGGGCCCGCCCTCCCCGGACGCCTCCCCCGCGCgggacccctcctcctcctcgctgccgGCCAAGCGCTGCAAGTCGGACTCCCCCGACATGGACAACGCCAGCTTCTCCAGCGGCAGCCCCCCCGACGACACGCTCACGGAGCACCTGCAGTGCGCCATCGACAGCATCCTCAACCTGCAGCAGGGGCCCTCCGCCCGCCACCTCAAGGGGGGCGGGAGGCCCCGGCAGCACCCCAACCCGCTCCCCGGGGCCCCCTCCCACAGAGCCCCGGCCcagcccccttcctcctcctcgtcctcctcctcctcctcctcgtcagcCTCCACGCCCGCCTTGGTGGCCCCTCGGCCGCCCATGCCCATCCCGGGACGGGGCCACAACGGGAGCCTGGTCCCCCAGAACCACAGCAGATAa